In Rattus rattus isolate New Zealand chromosome 9, Rrattus_CSIRO_v1, whole genome shotgun sequence, a genomic segment contains:
- the Percc1 gene encoding protein PERCC1 yields MAAGVIRSVCGFRLPLPSHKSFLFTDLEATETSEEEEGEEEEEEEEEEEEEEEGDQDLQGEGSQGCSPDSQSSGVVPQGPSSPETPVQLLRFSELISGDIQRYFGRKDTGQDPDAQDIYADSQAASCSARDLYYADLVCLAQDGPPEDEAAAELRMHSPGEPEGQVHRLGHRGDRVPPLGPLAELFDYGLRQFSRPRVSACRRLRLERKYSHITPMTQRKLPPSFWKEPVPNPLGLLHPGTPDFSDLLASWSAEGGSELQSGGTQALEGTQLAEV; encoded by the coding sequence ATGGCTGCTGGAGTGATAAGATCTGTCTGTGGCTTCCGGCTGCCCCTACCATCACACAAGTCCTTCCTGTTCACAGACCTGGAGGCTACAGAAACttctgaagaggaggagggagaggaagaagaggaggaagaagaggaggaggaggaggaagaagagggagaccAAGACCTGCAAGGTGAGGGGTCACAGGGCTGCAGCCCAGACTCTCAGAGCTCAGGAGTGGTCCCTCAGGGTCCCAGCAGCCCTGAGACCCCAGTGCAGCTGCTGCGCTTCTCAGAGCTCATCAGTGGTGACATTCAGCGGTATTTTGGACGCAAGGACACAGGGCAAGACCCAGATGCCCAAGACATCTATGCTGACAGCCAAGCAGCCAGCTGTTCTGCCCGGGATCTGTACTATGCTGATCTGGTATGCCTGGCCCAGGATGGGCCCCCAGAGGATGAGGCGGCAGCTGAGCTCAGGATGCATTCACCTGGGGAGCCTGAGGGTCAGGTGCACAGGCTGGGCCACAGAGGAGACAGGGTGCCACCACTGGGCCCCCTGGCTGAGCTCTTTGATTATGGCCTTCGGCAGTTCTCTAGGCCCAGAGTATCAGCTTGCCGAAGACTGAGGCTGGAGCGGAAGTATAGCCACATTACCCCCATGACCCAAAGAAAATTGCCTCCATCCTTCTGGAAGGAGCCTGTACCCAACCCACTAGGCCTACTGCATCCGGGCACACCAGATTTTAGTGATCTGCTGGCCAGCTGGTCTGCTGAGGGTGGCTCTGAGCTGCAGAGTGGAGGCACCCAAGCTCTGGAGGGGACACAGCTGGCCGAGGTCTAG
- the C9H16orf91 gene encoding protein CCSMST1, with protein sequence MEPPEHSAALKEPPASSDATSYGGFCCYCVSCAHGLWGESREVLVGQGGRRPWLRDAYCCLSSRAVRALRLAGWTSRSLHPPPRDRSPVQSADREEEEEDPNLPIQFSGSKATPVRWTVEHSLGKQQQRPWWKVLPFTLPLVVLIIWCYRREESSTDQWLRQILEEEDEKEPEGPLEELEAPAIYGART encoded by the exons ATGGAGCCCCCAGAGCACTCAGCTGCCCTCAAGGAGCCCCCAGCGTCTTCAGATGCCACCAGCTATGGCGGCTTCTGCTGCTACTGTG TGTCCTGTGCTCACGGGCTGTGGGGTGAGAGCCGTGAGGTGCTGGTGGGTCAGGGCGGGAGGCGACCGTGGCTGCGGGACGCTTACTGCTGTCTCTCTTCCAGAGCGGTCAGGGCTCTGCGGCTCGCGGGCTGGACTTCCCGAAGCTTGCATCCGCCGCCCCGTGACCGGTCTCCAGTTCAGTCTGcagacagggaagaggaggaggaagaccccAACCTCCCAATTCAATTTTCCGGCAGCAAAGCCACCCCAGTCCGCTGGACGGTGGAGCATTCCCTGgggaagcagcagcagcggccCTGGTGGAAAGTGCTGCCGTTCACCCTTCCCCTTGTGGTTCTGATCATATGGTGCTACCGGAGGGAGGAGAGCAGCACGGACCAGTGGTTGAGACAGATTTTGGAAGAGGAGGACGAGAAAGAGCCGgaaggtcctctggaggagcttGAAGCTCCGGCCATCTACGGGGCTAGAACGTAA
- the Ccdc154 gene encoding LOW QUALITY PROTEIN: coiled-coil domain-containing protein 154 (The sequence of the model RefSeq protein was modified relative to this genomic sequence to represent the inferred CDS: inserted 1 base in 1 codon), which translates to MSGLICVTQQDESLRSGDSKHDHRCTVLVHELPRCLLPEPADGPSLGLSPSQLSTVTLEDLELLLTEGLASHEPLSTESLEKHECSGLASNSLVPEQDTPKQWKQLEQWVAELQAEVVRLRGHKERCEHATLGLLRELLQVHAQVQMQASELRQLRQEVQQAAWSPEKEELELSGPQSQDQMQALDKRLVEVREALTHIRRKQALQDSERRHAEQEINLRLTNLTAMLSQEEQGREAACSALQKNQEDTSQKVDLELAKMQAQMMKLNEEISLRFLKREAKLCGFLQKTFMVLEQRMKSSETARLSAESSLREELETRWQKLHELTEESLRVLRAQREEEEGHLLEQCRGLDKAVVYLTKFVQQNQVSLNRVLMAEQKAREAKVSLEETQAEELASYVHENLEAVQMAGKLAQQETQDALELLQEKSQVLEGSVAGLDQQLKDLSDHCLALSWRLDLQEQTLGLKLFQAQAAWEGVERESLQDLAQWLTEVSAHLQEVQERVSSLPQQIESVSNKCVLYKSDVDVKISAEGKAREFEVETVRQELAALLMSVQLLKEENPGRKIAEIQGQLATFQKQMIKLENSLQANKTIQNLKFNNETKLRTEEIATLRESMLHLWSEEGPWPLTLGSKRVFMSLVRQRFFIKDVALGELVPVNSWGVYQAVRWLHWKTVLLNLVTQKRPGVNSAMTQCRPAXEVTSLTMFQK; encoded by the exons ATGTCAG GGCTGATCTGTGTGACTCAGCAGGATGAGTCTCTGAGGTCAGGTGACAGCAAGCACGATCACAGATGTACTGTCCTTGTGCACGAGCTCCCAAGGTGCCTCCTTCCAGAGCCAGCTGATGGCCCCTCCCTCGGGCTTTCGCCTTCACAACTGAGCACTGTCACCCTCGAGGACCTGGAGCTTCTCTTAACAGAAGGCCTAGCCAGTCATGAGCCCTTGAGTACCGAAAGCTTGGAGAAACATGAGTGCAGTGGCCTGGCGTCCAACTCCTTGGTCCCTGAACAGGACACCCCTAAGCAGTGGAAACAGCTGGAGCAGTG GGTAGCTGAGCTGCAGGCTGAGGTGGTTCGCCTGAGGGGACACAAGGAGCGCTGTGAGCATGCCACATTGGGCCTGCTTCGAGAGCTGTTGCAGGTCCATGCCCAAGTGCAGATGCAGGCCTCAGAGCTGCGCCAGCTGAGGCAAGAGGTGCAGCAGGCAGCCTGGAGCCCAGAGAAGGAGGAACTAGAG TTGTCTGGGCCCCAGAGCCAGGACCAGATGCAAGCCCTGGATAaaag ACTTGTGGAGGTCCGAGAGGCTTTGACACACATCAGGAGGAAACAGGCTCTACAGGACTCAGAGCGGAGACATGCTGAGCAGGAGATAAACCTCAG GCTGACCAACCTGACTGCCATGCTGAGCCAAGAGGAGCAGGGCCGAGAAGCAGCCTGCAGCGCATTGCAGAAAAACCAAGAGGACACCAGCCAGAAGGTGGACCTTGAGTTGGCCAAGATGCAG GCCCAGATGATGAAACTCAACGAGGAGATAAGCCTCCGCTTCCTCAAGAGAGAGGCTAAACTATGTGGTTTTCTGCAGAAGACTTTCATGGTCTTGGAGCAG AGAATGAAATCCTCTGAGACCGCACGGCTGTCGGCAGAAAGCAGCCTGCGAGAGGAACTGGAAACCCGCTGGCAGAAGCTGCATGAGCTGACGGAGGAGAGCTTACGGGTCTTGCGGGCACAGCGTGAG gaagaggagggtcACCTGCTGGAGCAGTGCCGGGGCCTAGACAAAGCTGTGGTCTATCTGACCAAGTTTGTGCAACAGAACCAGGTGTCACTGAATCGAGTCCTGATGGCTGAGCAGAAGGCCCG GGAGGCCAAGGTGAGCTTGGAGGAGACCCAGGCTGAGGAGTTGGCTTCATATGTCCATGAGAACCTGGAGGCTGTGCAGATGGCTGGCAAGCTAGCCCAGCAGGAAACACAGGATGCACTGGAGCTG CTCCAAGAGAAGAGCCAGGTCCTAGAGGGGTCAGTGGCAGGGCTGGACCAGCAGCTAAAGGACCTGAGTGACCACTGCCTagctctgagttggaggctagatCTGCAGGAGCAAACACTAGGCCTGAAGCTGTTCCAG GCACAGGCCGCATGGGAAGGTGTGGAGAGGGAGTCCCTGCAGGACCTGGCCCAGTGGCTGACAGAAGTCTCAGCTCACTTGCAGGAGGTgcaggagagagtgagcagcctccCCCAGCAG ATAGAAAGTGTCTCCAACAAGTGCGTTCTTTACAAGAGTGATGTGGATGTGAAGATCTCTGCTGAGGGCAAGGCCAG GGAGTTTGAGGTTGAGACTGTGCGACAGGAGCTGGCTGCCCTGCTGATGTCTGTGCAGCTTCTGAAAGAGGAGAACCCTGGACGGAAGATTGCGGAGATCCAGGGCCAGCTGGCCACG TTTCAGAAGCAAATGATAAAGTTGGAGAACAGCCTCCAGgccaacaaaaccatccagaaccTGAAGTTTAATAATGAGACCAAGCTG CGCACAGAGGAGATTGCCACCCTGCGCGAGAGCATGCTGCATCTGTGGAGTGAGGAGGGTCCCTGGCCTCTGACACTGGGCAGCAAGCGAGTATTCATGTCCCTGGTCAGGCAGCGGTTCTTCATCAAGGACGTAGCCCTTGGCGAGCTGGTCCCTGTGAACTCCTGGGGAGTGTACCAAGCTGTGAG GTGGCTTCATTGGAAGACAGTCCTCTTGAACTTGGTGACCCAGAAAAGGCCAGGAGTGAACTCGGCAATGACCCAGTGTAGGCCTG TCGAGGTCACCTCTCTGACTATGTTCCAGAAATAA